The genomic stretch ATGCCGAAGGTGTTTTTCACGGTCGGCAGAGTATCGAAGGGCAGCAAGCCGGTGAGCAGCAGCCCACCGGCTATAAAGCTGATGGCTGCAACGCCATAGGCGAAAATTTTTGCAGCATCGGGCGAATCCATACACGCACTAGTTCAGTTTGAAATTAAAGTTCATGGAAATCCATACCGACACAGGCCCGGTTTTCATCAACGCCGGAGTAAAGATCCACTGTTTGGCGGCGTCGATGGCAGGTTGGTTGAAGATTTCCGAGGAGGACTTTAAAATGACAACGTCTTTCACTTTGCCCTCTTTATCCACCCACATCTTCACCCAGACGGTGCCTTCGAGACCGGCCTTGCGGGCTAGTTCCGGATAGGCGGGTTCGATTTTCTTCACCACCACCGGTTCCTTTTCAAAGGGAACGAAATCCGGCGGCGGGGCTTCTTCTTCCTCGATGTTTTCCACATTGATATCCTGCTCAATCACCGCGGTGCCGCCTTCGCCCGTGCCCTCGCCGACCGGGCCAGTGACCTGGCTCATTTCGGTCTGGGAGGCGAAGGTCTGTTCCGGGCTCACTTCGGCATCCGGCACCGGGACCGGAATACCGACACTCGGTCTGGCCGTTGGACTGGCCACCGATACCGAGGGCGCCACCGCAGCCGCACTGCCTTGAATGGAAGGCGGCGGTCCCAATTCGGTGTATTTAAGTCGTACCGTTCGCATCGGCGGCGCCTCTTCCTTGGCCAGGTAGACTGTAGCCCAGTAGCCACCAAGAAAGATCAGGTGAATCACGGTTGCGATCGCCAACGCCCAATAGGCGTATTTTTTAGCAACCTGTTTCAGCTCTATGGCGCCGTATCCGGATGCGGATATGGCAGCTTGAGACATTGATACTCTCCTTGAATTAAGACGCTTTTGCGATAAACTTTTTATCGAACTCTTTGAACGGTGCAAAGCTGAACCGGGTGATGTTGGCGATGCTCAACTCATCCATGATGTCGACCATCATTTTGTAGGTGCCTTCCCGTTCCACTTTGACCAGACAGATGAGCTTGGGATTGGCGGCCAGACGTTCGACCAGCAATTTGTGCAGGTTCTTGAACTCCACCATCTGGGCGTTCTCAACGCCTTGATTCCAATAGATGGAGCCGTCGGCCAGCACCCGCAGGGTAAGCAGGCTCGACTCGGCAACTTCCACTTCCGTTTTATCATCCGGAGGCAGGTTGATCTCCATCGTCTGCGGCGTATTGAACACCGTAGTAAGCATAAAGAAGGTGATCAGCAGCATGACCACGTCCACCATGGGCGTCATGTCGATGCGTACGTTCAAACGCTTCTTTTTCTTATGTTTCTTTTTGCCTTTTGCTGCACCGGATGCAGCGGCAAGATCAGCACCAGCCATTGATGTGGGCTCCCTTATAGAGATTCTTTTTCAAGTTCGGTCACGAGGTTGAACCGCGTGATCTTTACTTTTTGCAGAATGTTCATGATGTCTTCGACGGGACCGTAGGGCGTCTCTTTATCCGCTTTGATCACGGTGCGGAGTTTCGGATTGGCCATACGAGCCTGCACCAGCATGTTGGCGAGGGTCTCGCGATCCTCAAGTTCAATGCCGGATTTCAACTGGTTCTCTTCGCCGAAAACGCGGGCGCGCAGGCGCTGCGAATCCAGTCCGAGGAACATCCTGTTGTCTTTGGTCAGCGTCACCGTCATAACGTCCGATTCCGGCAGTTTGAATTGCGAGGTCGAACTCGGCAACGCGACTTCCGCCTCAGAGGGTGGCTTGAAATGCGTGGTAAGCATGAAAAAGGTCAGCAGGAGCATCACCACGTCCACCATGGGCGTCATGTCGATAAAGATGTTGATACGACCCTTCTTCTTGTGTGCCATGGTTTTCCTCGATTTGCTTATTTGATGCCTGCTTGTTTTTCTGCCAAGGTGGTGACCATCGAATAGGTGGCCTCATCGATCATGTAGGTGAAATTGTCGATGCGGGTGACGAAATAGTTGTAGAAAATGATGCCCAGAATGGCGCAGAACAGACCGCCGGCGGTATTGACCAGCGCTTCAGAAATACCGAGGGACAGGGCGATGGCATCCGGGGCGCCGGATTTGGCCAGGGCCTTGAACGCACGGATCATGCCGAGGGTGGTGCCCAACAGACCGGTCAGGGTGGCGATAGAGGCGATGGTGGACAAAAAGACCAGGTTCTTCTCCAAGAGCGGAACTTCGAGCATCATCGACTCTTCGATGGCGTGCTGAATTTCTTCCTGGGTTTCTTTCATCGTGGTTTTGGCGTTGGAGCCTTTGATCAGTTTGTATTTTTCCAAGCCGGCGCGCAACACGTTGGCGCAGGAGCCACGCTGTTTGTCGCAGATCTCGATAGCGCCGTCGATATTCTCTTTGCTGATTTCCGCCTGCACCTTGCGCAGAAAAGTGGTCAGGGAGCCTTTGCCTTTGGCTTTGTTCAGCGCCAGCAGACGTTCAAAGATGAACGTCACGACCATCAA from bacterium encodes the following:
- a CDS encoding biopolymer transporter ExbD, translating into MAHKKKGRINIFIDMTPMVDVVMLLLTFFMLTTHFKPPSEAEVALPSSTSQFKLPESDVMTVTLTKDNRMFLGLDSQRLRARVFGEENQLKSGIELEDRETLANMLVQARMANPKLRTVIKADKETPYGPVEDIMNILQKVKITRFNLVTELEKESL
- a CDS encoding MotA/TolQ/ExbB proton channel family protein, with amino-acid sequence MKQGVFITILMVAAFIIAYLIFTYMLPDYIKAGGPLVIVLIMLSLMVVTFIFERLLALNKAKGKGSLTTFLRKVQAEISKENIDGAIEICDKQRGSCANVLRAGLEKYKLIKGSNAKTTMKETQEEIQHAIEESMMLEVPLLEKNLVFLSTIASIATLTGLLGTTLGMIRAFKALAKSGAPDAIALSLGISEALVNTAGGLFCAILGIIFYNYFVTRIDNFTYMIDEATYSMVTTLAEKQAGIK
- a CDS encoding biopolymer transporter ExbD → MAGADLAAASGAAKGKKKHKKKKRLNVRIDMTPMVDVVMLLITFFMLTTVFNTPQTMEINLPPDDKTEVEVAESSLLTLRVLADGSIYWNQGVENAQMVEFKNLHKLLVERLAANPKLICLVKVEREGTYKMMVDIMDELSIANITRFSFAPFKEFDKKFIAKAS
- a CDS encoding energy transducer TonB, whose product is MSQAAISASGYGAIELKQVAKKYAYWALAIATVIHLIFLGGYWATVYLAKEEAPPMRTVRLKYTELGPPPSIQGSAAAVAPSVSVASPTARPSVGIPVPVPDAEVSPEQTFASQTEMSQVTGPVGEGTGEGGTAVIEQDINVENIEEEEAPPPDFVPFEKEPVVVKKIEPAYPELARKAGLEGTVWVKMWVDKEGKVKDVVILKSSSEIFNQPAIDAAKQWIFTPALMKTGPVSVWISMNFNFKLN